GAAGCAAaagtttacattattttttccccaattaaaACTGCTGACGTCTTTAATGGGCTATTTGCCATACATCGCTTCGTTCGAACTGTACATCTCTCCTCCTTCCTCGTGGTGTCGCTATACAATTCTACAAGGGTTccaggacacagacaggggcacTTTAACGCTCTTTGGAGTACAGGCGCGGAAGTGATCTTTTTGTAATCCATGCTGCCGGTCGGGGTGACCTTATGTGCCATGCTAGCGGCAGCGCTGCAAGATATTACAAGCGAGGACCTCAAGACATCTTAGCTCACGTAAGCGACTAGGTGCTGTATGAGAACATAGTCACGCTTTGTGCTTTAAACGCCCTTGTTAGTTAGCACCTGCATTGGCCAGCATCGGTTGCACTGTTATAAAGTATCACTTGTGTACCTTTGTGTAACAAGCCCGGTTCGGTCCAGATCGGCCCGAGAGTCAGGATGGCCGAAGCGCAACAGGCTCGCATGCAGTCTGCCGTGGACGAGATGGTTCAGGGACTGGAGCGCGACCACATCCGTAAAATGCAAGTGAGTGTCTGGTTGACGGGACGCGGGACACAGTACTGGTGTCTGCATTTCCCCGTAAAGAATACGCGACCCTCGTTGCATAACATTTTGATACATTTGGGGGTTTCGCAGCTTCGTGCCCTGATTGACAAGATGGTGTTTTTTATACAGGCATGTTAATTCTGGTCTGCTTCTGCTTCAAGCGATTTCACAGAAGGTTGCAGACGTGAAATTCGCAGGGCCAGATGGTGTTAGTGAAGGGTTCGTGTGAGGGCGATTAAAAACTCTGTGATGGGAACTGGAGGGAAACGGTTTATTTCTGAACAGTCACATTTACACCTGCTGCCCgatctctccttttttttccctagtCACGTTATCCCGTAACCCATCCGAACGCACAGAAAGTTATATTAACGCAAACCTGTCTGCGAAATGAAATGGAGAATTCCTTTTAACTCAAAAATACTTTTGACTGCGTAACTGAATAAAACAACAATCACAGGACCTAAGCTTTGACTGACAGGATTGATACAGGATTCTACCGCTGGTAACAGCTGGAATTGTTCAACCTGTAGTACCACGGGAGTGTCTGCGTTTCCTGACTGAGACTACCTGTAAAACTGTGTTTATTACTGTGGGAGGCTTAGGAGTGTCTCATTCGACTTCATTCGGATGCGGTGTGAAGTGTGGGGTGCTGTCACGGTAAACGGGGGCTCGGAGAAAGATCCTCCGTTGTCCGTTTCTCTCGTGGGCTTCATGTGGTGTTTGATGCCCCGCGTTCTGGCTGCCTGTCCTCCCCAGGGGCTCATGTTCCAGTGCAGCGCGCGGTGCTGCGAGCGCGCCAGCGACTCCATGACCCAGGTGCACCAGTGCATCGAGCGCTGCCACGCCCCCCTGGCCCAGGCGCAGAGCCTGGTCACCACCGAGCTGGAGAGGTTCCAGGTGAGACTTTCCCAGGAGGCAACGTGGGTGTGGAGGTCGCTCAGCGCTGCCCCCTACAGCCCGGGCTTGACCGCACAGCCTGGAGTTTTTAATATATAGGGAACTGAGAGACAGAACTCTTTAATGGAGCACCGCACATGACTGAAACTTGCATTGATCTCTAATCATATAATAATGTCATGAAGTCTGCAGAAGGTAGAGCAATGCAGAAAAGAGCACTGAGGAGTCCAGCTTTGTCACAGTGCAACAGACTGTAATAAGCTTTGCAAAAACAAAGGCTTTCATTGCATTATGTAGTATTTGCTAATGTTAAACAGAATAataattcaactttatttgtcattctaCTTACACGGGTGCATAGTAtggtgaaaagtgtttctcatgagtctctcaggtgcagtatataaatagaacagcagacaagacaagagacagaaatacaataacagtgtaaacaacagtatggtgccattgcaaaattgtcaaaaactgtgcaaatacgcagagaaaagtatacaaacaggacaaaaacagtgcaaaagtaaaacggtgaacagtgcaaaaataatacgGTTATTAATAGTACAACttgtacagttttaagtacaattccagtttacattcagttgtcgtgtgtgtagtggtgtaggagtactgtcattgtgggtacaggaagtaGTGAGGAGAGGTCACATTTTTCTGAGTGTAATTTCAGGTGTTGCAAACCCCTTCCTGCTCTGAGCTGTCCTGCTGAAAgctgctctgtctctctctgtcccgcCTCAGGACCGGCTGGCCCGCTGCACCATGCACTGCAACGACAAGGCCAAGGACGCGTTCGAGTCGGGCGCGAAGGAGGCGGCGGTGCGCGGGCAGCTGGAGCGCTGCGTGGGCGGCTGTGTGGACGAGCACCTGAGCCTGCTGCCCAGCGTGACGCGCCGGCTGAAGGACAGCCTGGCCTCCATCAAGCAGTGAGGACGGGGGCGCTGGGAGCCGGCCCGGGGGCCATCTGGGCCTGCAGCCGACAGCGAGGCCAGCAGGCACGGAGTGGGGACACGGACTGGCCGGCGGCGCGGGCCTTCGGCACAGACAGAGGGCGCGGACCGCCCGGCGGACTGACCCCTGTCCTCCCGAGGACAGGTGGAGTGGGACACCCTGGCTGTGTCAGACCGTGAAGACAAGCGGATGAAACTTGGGACTCCCCGTGCATAGCAGTTTGATCCAGTCCGGGTTTTACCACCTGCCGTCTCTAGTAAACATAGAAAATGAAATCTagacagttttcattttctcgTATATTCATGTCTGTCTATGTTTTGCAGACTGGAATTAAAGTAGAAAGGAGAGAAGGAGTATGGTAAAACTTGAAATGGATCTTATTGGTACCTCTGTGTTCTTCGTTTGTCAGGAGAAAACCATGAGCAGCTGTGAACCACTAGAGCCAAGTTTCTGCACAACTCTCTACCTCCTCCTGCAGGGGGTGCAATTGTGGCTTCAGTTTTACACACTGTGGAATTTGCTGCTGACAGCACTGTTTCCCTTTTTGTATTGCAACAAATCAAAATCGGGAATAAAATCAGTTTTCTCTGTATTCTCTTAAAAAGAGAGACGGTGTGTCTGTCTTCAGGCTTGGATTGTGCCTGTTTGTCTGTATTTGGGAGGGTGTGACCAGAACCGTGTGGCTGCTGAGTGAAGATTATTATTTCCACCCTCACAGTCTCTCTGAACACAAGTCACTGCAATTTGAGCCCTATGAGCTGAGCTCAGAGCTATTGGCATGGTGGGGTCGAGACCAGAAAGCCAGTGTCACATGAGTGTGTTCGATGCATGTTAGCATTAAAAGTATATAATCCCTTTGAGTGTCCATAAGGAATGAGTAGTGGATAGTTCCACTTTTAACAGTAacaaaaagtaatgtttcatctgtggatccttcttcagctgtgtgtCTAGATATGTAACTAGTTGTTTAATAACTGTAACCCTAGAGGAATGTGTGGAATTTCTCTATGCAGAGTGTTAAATTCATATAATTTCTAGAACAACCCCATCGGAGAGGGTCAAGTGAGAAGCTTGCTGATAAGGGTTCAGTGTTCTACTTGTGTTTATTAAAGCCCCACCACACCACTGGATTTAGTTGTCTGCATTTAAGGGGAGGTCACTAAATGAAGTTGAGATCCATTCACTGCTAGATGGTTGAGCTGTTTACCACCAGCACCTTCACAGAGATCCCTTGTCCAAGCCCAGAGAATGGCCAATCTCCGCTGGCCAGCGAGGAATGAAGACGCGTATGAGTGCTGGTTTGTGTTGGTATGCTGCAGTGTGAAATTCAGATCTTCCATGCAGTGCTGTAATTACTTATTTAACAACTACCTTCATTAACAAGTTCTATACATACCAAAATATTAGCAATTAATCTACTTTGCATAAAACATTATGCACAATAATTGACAGAGCCTAGTTAATGTGAGGTTTGAAAGGTCTTTAGAAGGTGTCATAGTTATTATGGAatcccacatacagtatgtgctttcagACACATCCTTGtctgtgacctctgacctcttcTAAAGTTCATATGCCAAACTGGTATATCTCCTGAAAGAGTGAAGTTTTCACAAAATGTCCTTGCCCATGCCCTTTGACCCTTCCTAAAGATCTGATGTACAAACATTCATTCTTGGTTAATATATTTAGAATTATGGGCAGCATATAAACATCCTTCTTTGTTCTGCCAAAAAATTGCTAGCCAGTAACTTCTactctctttattttcattatgcTTTCTGGTTTTCCAATCTCTATGAAATCAATAATCAATCACTTCTATTGAGCTTTCAGTGAGAGTGTGCTATCTGGAGAACTCTGTTACATCCGCACCTAGATTTGCTACCTCTTGCTACAGTTTGCCCTAACTGGACCACCGGTTAAGCTACAGCGCGGCACTTGCTGTCTTTAGGAAAgctctttttaaataatatgatTTTTATAGCAGTATTGCCTGCCCAATTATTCATTAGGCTTGTTGCCTGTTCGGCATGAACAGGTATTTATCGGTCAAGAAAATCTTTACAATCAATGCACCCATCGTGTTCTTGCTCGTTTGCAGGATAGTATTTCCAGTTTCAGGAGAGAATGCGCGTGAACTTGGGTTGCCGAGAGGAGGCGCAAATGGAAAGGGAATATTCAATTAAACGGCGTTGGAGTAGTGGCAGTGTTCGGGCGATTGTTGATGACGCATAATGTGAGCCGGAAGGTATGGTCGGACTTTTTTTATGGTAACGCGTTCGTCCTTTGTGGTGCAGCGTGCGTGGAGTTTGGCGGTGAAGTCGCTGAGAGCGCAGTGGTCTTGTTATTGAACGGATATAAAACTATAGCTTTCTACACGTAAACATGAGCAAAGCACACCCCCCCGAGTTGAAGAAGTAAGTATTTCTTGTTTTAGTCTCGTAGGGTCATTTGTGTCTTTCGTTTTTATCACGGTAGTTGTTGGATCTtggggggggttgtacttggcTGAGATACAAACTTGAAATGTTTCGCCATTAAAACTAGATAAAATATTCTGAAGGGCTCCTGTAGTTCCGTGATATTTGGATCTGTTTCCAACCGTGGAGACGACGTTAATATTTCTCATAAAGAATTGTTAATACGTTTCCGACCTCGCTTCGTGAACCGAGTGCAAACGTTATCGTAACGTTTGGCTTCGAAAATAGTGTCCACACAGCGTTATACATCACAGCTTTCGGTACTGTGTATTTTCTAAAGCGTTTGTAACGTGAGATTAGATTGTTTACCCCGTAATATTAAAAATGCCGCGTTAACGATCCTGATAGGTCGTGAATGTATAAGCTTGTATACTTTTGCTTTAGAAAGATCGACCTGTGACGAAAGCTACCTCTGCAAACCACGATTATGCGCACCGAGAAAGTCCCACGAAAACTGATTGACTTGCGCGAGACTCGTAGAAAGTAactctaaaataataataataatgtaatgggTTTAATTGGTTTTAAGGTTTTAAAACGTAATATTAAACAAGCTACAATTGTCAGTTGCAGAAATCATGGACGGACTTCCGGTTTTGCACCTTTAGTACTCTATGGTGGTAGATGAAAACTCGCGCCAAGCTGTAGATTGCAGGAGAGCGTGGAAAAGcctgtttacattttcattgcATAGGTTGGGGACGCTATATAGGTCACTGAATAACAGATGTATAGCAGCTAGCTAAACGtgatcttttttaaatattattgagCCTCTTAAGATCGCCTTTAAGGTTCATTGCTTTGCTTAATCCAAAACAGAATCTGGAAGCGATGCCTTTAAAGGTTTGTGGAGGTTTAAGCGATAATGCTTTGTTAAATACAGGCAAACACGTCCAGTAGTGTTGTTTCTTGGGagggaaaatatttaaaacaatacagCTTGAGAAGTGTACAATTAAACCATTATTTGTGACATTACTTTCAGAATGTATGACCAACAATCACATACACATGAGCAAATGCTAAATTCCACAGAATATCAGTTACTTTTACTTACGGATGCTCCCAAACGTTATAAATACGGTCAGAGTAGGGAATGATAGCAGGTCAGTCTATATTAAACAAGTCTTGAAAATATGTCAATAATGTTAGCTTATGTTTCCTGCATAAGCTAACATTTTTCACATGTTGGTTTACATGATAAATCCAGCATGTTTTCTATAACATGCCACAGGTCGAATGATGTACAGACTttgtagaacatttttttttgtattgaatctaacaactttttttttcctttttgtccaGGTTCATGGACAAGAAGTTGTCATGTGAGTATGTAGGGTTTCAGTTGCTGAACTGAGGTGTTTGGACCCCTCCCAGGAGAAACTTGATATGGTCTGATGAACTGTCCCTCACCATGTTCTCGACTGACAAGTGCATGTGTGATGCCATTGTAAAAGATTACAGCCATCAGTCCTCAGT
This genomic window from Lepisosteus oculatus isolate fLepOcu1 chromosome 2, fLepOcu1.hap2, whole genome shotgun sequence contains:
- the fam136a gene encoding protein FAM136A, which produces MCHASGSAARYYKRGPQDILAHPGSVQIGPRVRMAEAQQARMQSAVDEMVQGLERDHIRKMQGLMFQCSARCCERASDSMTQVHQCIERCHAPLAQAQSLVTTELERFQDRLARCTMHCNDKAKDAFESGAKEAAVRGQLERCVGGCVDEHLSLLPSVTRRLKDSLASIKQ